ACATGCAATGTCACTACAAACTCACGTAGGACCTTTTTTCAATTATGTTATTTTCTAACCACTTCTCATTATGGGTGCCTAGAAGATAGGTTCAAGTGTTCCACTGcttttatttaaatatcaatatatttgaataaaaaagagaatttaATTTCACCCTTACAATATACCACCCTAACAAGAATACCAAATTTTAAACCAACAATATAAGGACCTGTTTCATGAACCGACTCAATTCCCTCCCACTAAAATAGACATAGACTAATTACTTGAGCAATATGGGGACCTATTTCATGAACCGACTCAGCTCCCTCCCACCAGAGTAGTAGATCACCGCATCATTCTCAAAGAGGAAACTGAACCAATTAATGTGCGGTCATACAAGTATGCCTACTTTCAAAAGGCTAAAATTAAAAGACAGATCCATGACATATTACGATTGAGGCTCATTAGATCTAACATAAACCCATTTTCTTTTCCTgtctttttagttttaaaaaaacaaaagaaggaTATTGGTGTTTTTGTACTGATTATCGGGCTTTAAATATTgttaccattaaaaataaatttcctaTTCCTACTATTGATAACATGCTTGATGAACTCCATACTTAGAAAGAGAATTCTTCAAATCATTAGGTCTTATGCTTTAGAATAAGAGTATAAATAATATAAGAGTAGTATTATGAGGATAGtaataaacttataaaaattggATTTAGCAACCATTCtaagaataaaattatagaGGCAAGAAAATGCAAATTCTGACACAAACCTCCCAATCTAAATGTTTTTAGACTCACTtgttaattctttttttaatcaaaaagaTATGATTTCATTGATGGAGAAAAGAGCACAAAGCTTAAACTATTACAGTTGCCATGGGAGAAGATGCAACATTTATGAGGGAAGAGAAGTAAAGAGCAAGTACCAATTAATGGCTATCTAAATTTTTCATTGTAAGGCAACACCTTAGaagattaaaaaaagaaattgcagCCCACATGCAAACTTATTAAGGgctttaaaaactaaaaagaaacaataataaatggGTGGCGGTGCTCAGCATGGAGAGTATAACTATGTCCTTGTAAAAGCCAAACTCCAGTAGATGAGTTACAAGTTAAGAAGAAAACTGAACCATAAAAAATGTATGAAAATAGAGTATTGGGTAGAGCTTTACCGCCTCAAAATACTTTAATAGTCTTCCATGCTTGGTATATAATTACTAGAGATGAACCACCTCTAATCCTTCTTCCATATTTAATCAGAAAATCACCTAAATTAAATATGCAGCCAACTTGAAACCCACGTGcacaaaattaaaatcataaatgaAAACTATATACAACTCTACGACTCATTCTTCAGACCGGAAAAAATAAAGGCAGGGGACTACTAATTAGTCTccgcaaacaaaaaaaaaaataaataaataaataaataaattctagcATGAAGACCAACAAACCACAACTAAAAAGAGAGATTCTCTCTCCAAAAAGAAATAGGGAGAGACTTTTTTTCCTAACTAAACTCATTTCACTTGTCGATTATTGGAGAAACAAAGTTTAACAATGTCTATTTTTAGGCATATTAGCTCAAAAACACCCAACTTTGtggtttttcatatttataaccaaaacttttaattttggatTAAAAACTCTTTCAAACACatacattaatttatattttttttatttttactgaaAATTCACATAGTCAATTACTTAACTATGATTAACCATGGTTATATCACTACTTAGCTAAAATCTAAGAACTGAAATCCTTAATTTTAAAGATATGGGTAATGATTATAATCTAATAAAGGATATTCATTTGTTAGTCATATCTGGTTTAACAACAGAACATGAGAATATTCACAAATTGCGGCATCATGCAGATTTGGATGAGAAGATTCAAATAATGGTAAATCTTTTACAAGATGATGGAGAGGGCTCAGAGGTTGAGCTCTTAAAGATCGTGCAGGATCTGTACAAATCATATCTTCACTTGGCTGAAGAATACGAGTAGTTGAGATCTGCAGAATTCATTCCTGATTCCCATTTGAGACCATcaccttcttttcttcttctttctacaTTGAAGCTTCTATGAAATACTAATAAAGAAAATATCGAGACAAACAAACCAGAGGACTCACCACTTTTCTAACCCCAGTCAGTTCAACAAGAAGGTTCTGattctaaatataaaattaacagttttgataataaatataaaaaattgtaaaattgagATTTTCAATAATCCTATAATTTACATTGttcactaatttttttttctatgtttATAAAATCTAAGTAAAATGTTTCTAAGTTTTGGTTCAATTGGTCTTTTAAGTATATTAATCCACTATATTTTGttactcaaattttaaaaagaaatagtAAGTTGATTTTTAaccattattaaaatttttatttatttattttaataaattaattaaaatactattataaTTATTAGCCTCCTCAATCactaataactaaataaattaatagagGGACGAGAGTGTCTAATAAATAGTATTGTAAACAAATAAAACTGGTTAgctcgttaaaattttttaagttccagttaaattttaataatagctAATTGGTAATATTAAcagtgataataataaaatgaatgtggcaataataatattaatagtaACATTAGCAGAGGTTAGTTAATAACCAacgtgaaaataataaaatgaagttATCATAATTATATGAATTTATGTAATTGATTATATGACATAATGTAACTTCACAGAATGAAGGAAATAAAGTAATAGAACCATCTAGtataattacaattttattacaacttatatattaattaaattttattaatacttgtgattttgatttttaaaaaaaacagaaaTATACAACGTGTTATATTTGTTTTTGGTAGTCAAGGAGGGTCAAGCCCTGAGAGATAACAGCATTAAgctaaaaaatatgttttttggCATGTTAGTTCTAACTTTGCTAAATTTGTCTTCTTCTAGAATAGGTCGGAGTACAGGAGGGCAGTTATCAAGCAAACGAACACCGCTATAATTGGGATTTGACATCTTAGCCATGCTATTGGCCACAAGATTAGCTTCATGGAACACATGTTAAAACATCACAATCCAATCCCGATTAAGCAGCTCTTTAATTCTCATTAGTAAACTGCTAGTGATGACAGCTTCATTTACAGCTTTTAACAGCTTGACAAGTCTAGCATTATTACAGTCAACAACCAAACGTCGGTAATTCATATTTCATGTCAGCGTTAGGCCATCAAAAATTGCCCATAATTCAGCGTTGTGAATGAAACTAACGCCCATCAATCGATTGTAGCCCGCGAGCCAAGAGTCCTCCGAATTCCTTATGACACCGCCCGCCTTGCCGATACCCGTCATGGAGTCCCAGGCACCATCAGTGTTGAACTTAATCCAGTTCATTGGGGGAAGAATCCATTTAACAGCGATAGCACTGCGATTATTGCTTTGCTTGCTTCGACTGTGCCCAGCTCCAGCAGCATGTCTTGCCCAAATAAAGCTGGTATCGAGAATATCCCATGCTTCCTACAAACCACCATTGAAAACTAAATCATTCCTATATTTCCAGGCAAACCAACATACAATAGAAAAGATTGAATACCAAGAAAAATCCTCATTGTTGAATTTAACCGAAGAACAAATGTTTGCATTCAACCATTCAGTTAAAGAAAGGGAAAAGAACACTCCCTGTTTGGTAGGTGCCACCACTTCCCTCCACACCGATTTAATCATTCGACAGTCCCTTAAAAAGTGAAGCACGCTTTCCTGATGAGTGCCACAAAGGCCACAAGCCTCATTGTTTGTCAAACCACGTCGCAATCTCTCTTCATTAGTAAGGATCTTCCCCTGACAAGCTAACCAGACGAAGTTCCTAACTCGTTGCGGGCATTTTAGGGCCCAGATATGCTCTCAGATTGCCGCTTTATCGTCCCAACTAGCTTTCATCATATGGCTGTAAGCTTCGCTAACCGAAATGGCTCCCTCTTTAGCACCTTTCCAAGCAATATTGTCTTCACCTACAAAAGGGTTAGGAGGATAAATATTTGATATATGTAGCAAAGCACTAGGGGTTAAAAATTTATCTAGCACTTCCCAATTCCAATCGTGATTATTAGTAACCACATCGACAACTTTCCATTCATTTGGAATCATCACTCCCGGTTTTTGATGTTGCCACAACAGGCCTAACTCGGGAATCCAATCCTCAAACCAGAAACTAGTACATTTGTCATCACGAATAGAAACAAAAATGTTGGGACGAATTTTATCCCATATCTTTGCCAAAGACCACCAGAGAAACGAGCAATTACCAGTAACCACACTATCCGGAATAAAGTCACCAACATGATATTTTTCACAAAGAATGTCAACCCATAAATCCCCCCGTTTGATTAAGACTCTGAATCCCAATTTGCATAGGAAAGCTTTGTTGTGTTCCTTAGCTTTCGGAAACCCAAGCCACCGTGACTTAAGGGTTGGCAATAAGAATTCCAACTAACTAATGCAAATTTGGTCTTACCCTCCTTAGCGCCCCAAACAAATCGCCGGATTATGGTCTCAATCTCATTGATGACACTAACTAGGAGTAAGGTTGTCTGCATGAAGTAGTTTGGGATGGCTGCAATAACTGCTTTTGCCAGAGTAATTCGACCAGCCATAGAGAGAGAGCTAGCATTCCAATCACTTAGCTTTCTTTGAATTTCGAGCAAAAACTGGTACTTCGCGTTCGTAACTCTCTGATGGAACCGAGGGACACCCAAATACATCCCTAAGTCCTCAACCATCTGATAACCCAATCTATTACTAATGGCAGAAGCCGTCTCGCCGGGTGTATTTGGGGAAAAGAACACTATGACTAGATGCATCACAAAAACCCTTAAGAATATTAGCAACGACCTCAGCTTGGTGGAGATATGCATGACAGAACAGAACCAGGTCATCAGCAAAAAATAAATGCAACAAAGGCTTACCATTCTTCACAAGCGAAATAGGTTTCCATCTAGAATCATGGACCGCATGTGTAATGCTTTGCCCCAGCCTTTCCATGCCAAGAACAAAAAGGTACGACGGGAGAGGGTCTCCTTGCCGTATTTCGCGTGAGGAACGAAACTCATCAGTAATGGACCCATTCCAGAGCACTTGCATACGAACAGAAGTAGTGCACCTCATAATAGTATCCACCAGGCTAGAAGGCAACCCAGCATCAAGGAGGGAATCATTAAGAAAATCCCAACGAATTTTGTCATAGGCCTTTTCAAGATCAACTTTAATCGCCATCCACCCTGATTTTCCTTTAAGTTTATTCATAGAGTGAATGACTTCTTGGGCAATGATGGTGTTATCAGTGATATGGCGACCCGCAACAAAACTGACTTGCGTCAGAGCAACCAATGTAGGCATGACCGGCTTCAATCTATGGACAATAGCCTTGGTAATGATCTTATAAAGAACCGAGCATAAGCTGATTGGATGAAATTGTGATACGAGTTCCCCGTTGCTAACTTTTAGGAATCAAGACAAGAAGGGTCCGATTCAACAGAGGATTAATCTCATCACCCAAGAAAATTCCCCAAACCATATTACAAATAGAAGGGCCCACAATGTCCCACTGGCTTTGAAAAAATTGAGCATTAAGCCATCCACACCTGGAGCCTTGTGAGGAGCCATGCTGAAAAGCGCCTCACGAATCTCACTATCCTGGATAGGGGCATGGAGAGCAGAAAGCTCAGCAGCAGCAGATAACTGGGGAAACTTCCCTCTGATGTAGTTCTGATCCAGGGCAACATCCTCAGCGGTATACAGGTTGGAGAAATAAAGGGACGTAGCCTTCTAAAGCTCCTCATTGTCAAAGCACCAATTAACCCCATCAATCTTTAACCCTTCAATCCTATTGAACTTTCGCCGAACAAGGGTCTTATTATGGTAATACTTGGTATTGTGATCACCCAAAGAGATCCAATCATCCCTCGATTTCAATTTCCATAACAACTCCTCATAGTCCAAGATCTCCTCAAGCTCCACACGAATATCAATCT
The genomic region above belongs to Manihot esculenta cultivar AM560-2 chromosome 3, M.esculenta_v8, whole genome shotgun sequence and contains:
- the LOC122723214 gene encoding uncharacterized protein LOC122723214; translated protein: MPTLVALTQVSFVAGRHITDNTIIAQEVIHSMNKLKGKSGWMAIKVDLEKAYDKIRWDFLNDSLLDAGLPSSLVDTIMRCTTSVRMQVLWNGSITDEFRSSREIRQGDPLPSYLFVLGMERLGQSITHAVHDSRWKPISLVKNGEDNIAWKGAKEGAISVSEAYSHMMKASWDDKAAI